In the genome of Kitasatospora cathayae, one region contains:
- a CDS encoding TolB-like translocation protein, whose translation MTTARSRRRLARAACVLVAAVVAGAAMPAAEARPPKGDTARVSEGAKGEQLNGRSYALGLSADGRTALFASAATNLLPGGGTPNDSEIYVRDLRNGHVQRVSVADDGSRLNAGTAAGSISGDGRYVAFTTAATNVVPGQVKHPSDVFVRDLWTGRTELITTGNLTTGDDESIRTVDSPSLSWDGRYVVYASNRTDLAPGVRRGKENVFVTDRWTHTTRLISTGFGGSTADNNSFDPSISADGRTVGFTSRAGNLLPPPATDAAATGPGATDPASSASPSAAGTAQLAGQRFYPYYVWKADTGTVTGASLDDTGALVGAAAGPRISLDGRYALYGLPVPVVLRSGMHGYRMDLYARELATGRVTRVSTFLPGTTTTGSSFRPVMTYDDRWVYFDSDADNLVPGDTNQQTDVFRRDLWTGRVERVSVTEDGSQSTGTSYDPYVDATGDTVVFTADDANLVPGATNTFTDVFLRRQ comes from the coding sequence ATGACCACCGCACGTTCCCGCCGCCGGCTGGCCCGCGCCGCCTGCGTCCTGGTCGCCGCCGTCGTGGCCGGTGCCGCGATGCCCGCCGCCGAGGCCCGTCCGCCCAAGGGCGACACCGCCCGGGTCAGCGAGGGCGCCAAGGGCGAGCAGCTCAACGGCCGCTCGTACGCACTCGGCCTGAGTGCCGACGGCCGCACCGCGCTGTTCGCCTCGGCCGCGACCAACCTGCTGCCCGGCGGCGGCACCCCGAACGACTCCGAGATCTACGTCAGGGACCTGCGCAACGGGCACGTCCAGCGGGTCAGCGTCGCCGACGACGGTTCCCGGCTGAACGCCGGCACCGCGGCCGGCTCGATCAGCGGAGACGGCCGGTACGTCGCCTTCACCACCGCCGCCACCAACGTGGTGCCCGGCCAGGTCAAGCACCCGAGCGACGTCTTCGTCCGCGACCTCTGGACCGGGCGCACCGAGCTGATCACCACGGGCAACCTCACCACCGGCGACGACGAGTCCATCCGCACCGTCGACAGCCCCAGCCTGAGCTGGGACGGCCGCTACGTCGTCTACGCCTCCAACCGCACCGACCTGGCCCCGGGGGTGCGCCGCGGCAAGGAGAACGTCTTCGTCACCGACCGCTGGACCCACACCACCCGGCTGATCAGCACCGGCTTCGGCGGCAGCACCGCCGACAACAACTCCTTCGACCCGAGCATCAGCGCGGACGGCCGCACCGTCGGCTTCACCTCCCGGGCCGGCAACCTCCTCCCGCCGCCCGCTACGGACGCGGCAGCGACGGGCCCGGGCGCGACGGACCCGGCCTCCTCGGCCTCCCCCTCGGCGGCCGGGACGGCCCAGCTCGCCGGGCAGCGCTTCTACCCGTACTACGTCTGGAAGGCCGACACCGGCACGGTCACCGGCGCCAGCCTGGACGACACGGGCGCCCTGGTCGGCGCCGCCGCCGGCCCCCGGATCAGCCTCGACGGCCGCTACGCCCTCTACGGCCTGCCGGTCCCCGTCGTCCTCCGGTCCGGCATGCACGGCTACCGGATGGACCTCTACGCCCGCGAGCTGGCCACCGGCAGGGTCACCCGGGTCAGCACCTTCCTGCCCGGCACCACGACCACCGGCAGCTCCTTCCGGCCCGTCATGACCTACGACGACCGCTGGGTCTACTTCGACTCCGACGCGGACAACCTGGTCCCCGGCGACACCAACCAGCAGACCGACGTGTTCCGCCGCGACCTGTGGACCGGACGGGTCGAGCGGGTGAGCGTCACCGAGGACGGCTCGCAGAGCACCGGCACCTCCTACGACCCGTACGTCGACGCCACCGGTGACACCGTGGTCTTCACCGCGGACGACGCCAACCTGGTACCGGGTGCCACCAACACCTTCACCGACGTGTTCCTGCGCCGTCAGTGA
- a CDS encoding LysR family transcriptional regulator, producing MIDARRLRTLRAVADHRTVTAAAAALYLTPSAVSQQLAALEQETGHHLLAREGRGVRLTAAGEILLGHADAVLAQLERAEADLAAYSAGVAGEVTVASFATGISHVLAPAIGLLASRAPGVRLKVLDAEGDASLPMVLDGRADLAVAVEYRGAPRADDARLTRVPLYAEPFEAVLPLAHPLAAEAGPLAVADLADEPWIGPYPGNPCHDVVLLACEHAGFQPRLLHSSDDFRAVVALASAGSGVALVPRSALRGVDLAMVAVRAVDSDLATRRVFAAVRAGADGHPLIRPVLDSLAEAAASGA from the coding sequence GTGATCGACGCACGACGGCTGCGGACCCTGCGGGCCGTGGCGGACCACCGCACCGTGACCGCCGCGGCGGCCGCCCTCTACCTGACCCCCTCCGCGGTGTCCCAGCAGCTGGCCGCCCTGGAACAGGAGACCGGCCACCACCTGCTCGCCCGGGAGGGCCGGGGCGTGCGGCTGACCGCCGCCGGGGAGATCCTGCTCGGCCACGCCGACGCGGTGCTCGCCCAGCTGGAGCGCGCCGAGGCCGACCTCGCCGCCTACAGCGCCGGCGTCGCGGGCGAGGTCACCGTCGCCTCCTTCGCCACCGGCATCTCGCACGTGCTCGCCCCCGCGATCGGCCTGCTCGCCTCGCGCGCGCCGGGCGTCCGGCTCAAGGTGCTGGACGCCGAGGGCGACGCCAGCCTGCCGATGGTGCTGGACGGCCGGGCCGACCTCGCGGTGGCCGTCGAGTACCGGGGTGCCCCGCGCGCCGACGACGCCCGGCTCACCCGGGTCCCGCTGTACGCCGAGCCCTTCGAGGCCGTCCTGCCGTTGGCGCACCCGCTGGCCGCCGAAGCCGGGCCGCTCGCGGTGGCCGACCTCGCCGACGAGCCGTGGATCGGCCCCTACCCGGGCAACCCCTGCCACGACGTCGTCCTGCTGGCCTGCGAGCACGCCGGCTTCCAGCCGCGCCTGCTGCACTCCTCGGACGACTTCCGCGCCGTCGTCGCCCTCGCCTCCGCCGGCTCCGGCGTCGCCCTCGTCCCGCGCTCCGCCCTGCGCGGAGTCGACCTGGCCATGGTCGCCGTCCGCGCGGTCGACAGCGATCTCGCCACCCGCCGGGTCTTCGCCGCCGTCCGCGCCGGCGCCGACGGCCACCCGCTGATCCGTCCGGTCCTCGACTCCCTCGCCGAAGCCGCCGCCTCGGGGGCATAG
- a CDS encoding response regulator transcription factor produces the protein MRVLIVEDELYMAEAIRDGLRLEAIAADIAGDGDTALELLSVNAYDIAVLDRDIPGPSGDEVAERIVAAGSGMPILMLTAADRIDDKASGFGLGADDYLTKPFKMRELVLRLRALDRRRAYIRPPVREIAGLRLDPFRREVYRDDRYIALTRKQFAVLDVLVAAEGGVVSAEELLERAWDENADSFTNAVRITVSTLRKRLGEPQIIATVPGVGYRIITPADIEREGNAGA, from the coding sequence ATGCGTGTCTTGATCGTCGAGGACGAGCTGTACATGGCAGAGGCCATCCGTGACGGGCTGCGCCTGGAGGCGATTGCCGCGGACATCGCCGGTGACGGCGACACCGCCTTGGAACTGCTGAGCGTCAACGCCTACGACATCGCCGTCCTCGACCGCGACATCCCCGGCCCGTCCGGTGACGAGGTCGCCGAACGGATCGTCGCGGCGGGATCGGGCATGCCCATCCTCATGCTCACCGCCGCCGACCGGATCGACGACAAGGCCTCCGGGTTCGGGCTCGGTGCCGACGACTACCTCACCAAGCCGTTCAAGATGCGTGAACTCGTCCTCAGGCTCAGGGCGCTCGACCGCAGGCGCGCGTACATCAGGCCGCCCGTGCGGGAGATCGCGGGCCTGCGGCTGGACCCCTTCCGTCGCGAGGTCTACCGCGACGACCGCTACATCGCACTCACCCGCAAACAGTTCGCCGTGCTCGACGTGCTCGTCGCCGCCGAAGGCGGCGTCGTCAGCGCCGAGGAACTGTTGGAGCGGGCCTGGGACGAGAACGCCGACTCGTTCACCAATGCCGTACGCATCACGGTCTCGACTCTGCGCAAACGCCTCGGTGAACCCCAGATCATCGCCACCGTGCCCGGCGTCGGATACCGGATCATCACCCCGGCGGACATCGAGCGTGAGGGCAATGCGGGCGCCTAG
- a CDS encoding sensor histidine kinase — MRAPRTPGLSVRLKFALSYAGFVMLAGVLMLATVWVYLLRGLPGAASSPNGLVPIRTIVLHAYAPAVAGVLVFLLVFGLLGGWLLAGRMLAPLTRITDATSLAANGSLSHRIELEGRQDEFRELADAFDTMLARLEAHVTEQRRFAANASHELRTPLAITRALLEVALDDPARDSGEQFRRLHHVNARAIDLTEALLLLSRADQRSFTREPVDLSLNVEEAVETLLPMAEKNGVTIEASGDITPTIGSRALLLQMTVNLIHNAIVHNLPGRGIVWVTTGIHPGSVTLTVENTGEILSAQLVSTLTEPFQRGTERIRHDHAGVGLGLAIVKSIVQAHDGTLTIAPRPGGGLHVTVRLPIAPAPARGPLAH, encoded by the coding sequence ATGCGGGCGCCTAGGACACCGGGCTTGAGCGTCCGCCTCAAATTCGCCCTCAGCTATGCGGGTTTCGTCATGCTCGCGGGCGTGCTGATGCTGGCCACCGTGTGGGTGTACCTGCTGCGCGGCCTGCCCGGTGCGGCGAGCAGCCCCAACGGGCTCGTGCCCATCCGCACCATCGTGCTGCACGCCTACGCTCCGGCGGTGGCCGGAGTGCTGGTGTTCCTCCTGGTGTTCGGCCTGCTGGGAGGCTGGCTGCTCGCCGGCCGGATGCTCGCCCCACTGACCCGCATCACCGACGCCACCTCATTGGCCGCGAACGGGTCGCTCTCCCACCGGATCGAGCTGGAAGGCCGCCAGGACGAGTTCCGCGAGCTGGCCGACGCGTTCGACACCATGCTCGCGCGCCTCGAAGCGCACGTCACCGAGCAGCGGAGGTTCGCGGCCAACGCCTCCCACGAGCTGCGCACCCCGCTGGCGATCACGAGGGCCCTGCTCGAAGTGGCTCTCGACGACCCGGCGCGAGATTCGGGCGAGCAGTTCCGACGCCTCCACCACGTCAATGCCAGGGCGATCGACCTCACCGAGGCGTTGCTCCTGCTCAGCCGGGCCGACCAGCGATCCTTCACCCGGGAGCCCGTCGACCTGTCCCTGAACGTCGAGGAGGCCGTCGAGACGCTGCTTCCCATGGCGGAGAAGAACGGCGTCACCATCGAGGCCTCGGGCGACATCACCCCGACCATCGGCTCCCGCGCGCTCCTGCTGCAGATGACAGTCAATCTCATCCACAACGCGATCGTCCACAACCTGCCCGGTCGGGGCATCGTGTGGGTGACGACCGGCATCCATCCCGGAAGCGTGACGCTCACCGTCGAGAACACCGGCGAGATCCTCTCGGCGCAGCTGGTCTCGACCCTCACCGAGCCCTTCCAGCGCGGCACCGAACGCATCCGCCACGACCACGCGGGCGTCGGCCTGGGCCTGGCCATCGTCAAGAGCATCGTCCAAGCGCACGACGGAACCCTCACCATCGCCCCGCGCCCCGGAGGCGGCCTCCACGTCACGGTGCGGCTGCCGATCGCCCCTGCGCCGGCCAGGGGGCCTCTCGCCCACTGA
- a CDS encoding ABC transporter ATP-binding protein: MLAYFRPYTGRIALFAIGAVLESLIVVATPLLLKQIVDDGILKGDSGAVTLLAGLTAGLAVLDALLQLVLAHLAGSIGQGVSHDVRIQSIEHVQRLPVAFFTRTQTGVLVGRLHTDLIMTQQAFSQLLMALPSVIGVVLVMAELFYLSWLVAVITVVLIPLFVVPWVYVGRVTQRYTRQSMEVNAGLAGLLQERFNAQGAMLSKLFGRPDEEMAEYEDRAARLRGIGVSVVVYGRMAFVIMMLIAALATALTYGVGGGLVLSGVFQLGTLIALAALLGRLFGPITQLSGMQANALVVLVSFDRIFELFELKPLIEERPDAVTLTRDTAPEIEFEDVSFRYPGADEVSLPSLEQNVRGGGDRGETAPEVLRHVSLRAPAGTMTALVGPSGAGKSTLTHLVSRLYDPTSGTVRVGGHDLRDLSFGSLREAVGVVSQDTYLFHDTIRENLRYARPTATEDELIEACKGAQIWDLIESLPRGLDTVAGDRGYRLSGGEKQRLAIARLLLKAPSVVVLDEATAHLDPESEAAVQRALRTVLRDRTSLVIAHRLSTIREADQIVVIDDGGVRERGTHEELLAEGGLYAELYHTQFAGPGGNGAVPEGNGAGPVHQMVPEGGR, translated from the coding sequence GTGCTGGCCTATTTTCGCCCGTACACCGGCAGAATCGCACTCTTCGCAATCGGCGCCGTCCTGGAGTCGCTCATCGTGGTGGCGACTCCGCTGTTGCTCAAGCAGATCGTCGACGACGGGATCCTCAAGGGCGACTCCGGAGCCGTCACCCTGCTGGCCGGCCTCACCGCGGGGCTCGCCGTCCTCGACGCGTTGCTGCAGCTGGTGCTCGCCCACCTCGCCGGATCGATCGGGCAGGGGGTCAGCCACGACGTCCGGATCCAGTCGATCGAGCACGTCCAGCGGCTGCCGGTCGCGTTCTTCACCCGCACCCAGACCGGTGTGCTGGTCGGACGGCTCCACACGGATCTGATCATGACGCAGCAGGCGTTCAGCCAGCTGCTGATGGCGCTCCCCAGCGTGATCGGGGTCGTCCTGGTGATGGCCGAGCTGTTCTACCTGTCGTGGCTCGTCGCCGTCATCACGGTGGTGCTGATCCCGCTGTTCGTCGTTCCCTGGGTGTACGTGGGGCGAGTGACACAGCGGTACACCAGGCAGTCGATGGAGGTGAACGCCGGCCTGGCCGGCCTCCTCCAGGAGCGGTTCAACGCCCAGGGGGCGATGCTCTCCAAGCTCTTCGGCCGTCCGGACGAGGAGATGGCCGAGTACGAGGACCGGGCGGCAAGGCTGCGCGGGATCGGCGTGAGCGTCGTCGTCTACGGTCGGATGGCCTTCGTCATCATGATGCTGATCGCCGCGCTCGCCACGGCGCTCACCTACGGGGTCGGCGGCGGCCTCGTGCTCTCCGGAGTCTTCCAGCTCGGCACGCTGATCGCTCTCGCCGCCCTGCTCGGGCGGCTGTTCGGGCCGATCACCCAACTGTCCGGGATGCAGGCGAACGCGCTGGTCGTCCTGGTGAGCTTCGACCGGATCTTCGAGCTCTTCGAGCTGAAGCCGCTGATCGAGGAACGCCCCGACGCCGTCACGCTCACGCGGGACACGGCCCCGGAGATCGAGTTCGAGGACGTGTCGTTCCGCTATCCGGGCGCGGACGAGGTCTCGCTGCCGTCGCTGGAGCAGAACGTGCGTGGCGGAGGGGATCGAGGGGAGACGGCGCCGGAGGTCCTGCGCCACGTGAGCCTGCGGGCGCCGGCCGGAACCATGACCGCACTCGTCGGCCCGTCCGGCGCGGGGAAGAGCACTCTCACCCACCTGGTGTCCCGGCTGTACGACCCGACCTCCGGCACCGTCCGGGTCGGCGGACACGACCTTCGGGACCTCTCCTTCGGCTCGCTCCGCGAGGCGGTGGGCGTGGTCAGCCAGGACACCTACCTCTTCCACGACACGATTCGGGAGAACCTTCGCTACGCCCGTCCGACCGCCACCGAGGACGAGCTGATCGAGGCGTGCAAGGGAGCCCAGATCTGGGACTTGATCGAATCCCTCCCGAGGGGGCTCGACACCGTCGCCGGAGACCGCGGCTACCGGCTGTCGGGCGGGGAGAAGCAGCGACTGGCCATCGCCAGGCTGCTCCTGAAGGCGCCCTCGGTCGTCGTGCTCGACGAGGCCACCGCTCACCTGGACCCCGAGTCGGAGGCCGCCGTCCAGCGGGCCCTCAGGACCGTGCTGCGCGACCGCACCTCCCTGGTGATCGCCCACCGGTTGTCCACGATCCGTGAGGCCGATCAGATCGTCGTGATCGACGACGGAGGCGTCCGGGAGCGCGGGACGCACGAGGAGCTGCTGGCCGAGGGCGGACTCTACGCGGAGCTCTATCACACGCAGTTCGCCGGGCCGGGCGGCAACGGCGCCGTGCCCGAAGGCAATGGGGCCGGGCCGGTCCACCAGATGGTTCCTGAAGGGGGACGATGA